The proteins below are encoded in one region of Asterias rubens unplaced genomic scaffold, eAstRub1.3, whole genome shotgun sequence:
- the LOC117305834 gene encoding uncharacterized protein LOC117305834 has protein sequence MASMSFYSTYLLLVASLLQAQHASALGERFTGSRDVLPRTDMVGLLKMSITSIYERNAKILNQELIKNLALVESAVRGDMGPLKRGSTTATSLGGGALYFLAREVAQTASQTAVQANKQLFEQAG, from the exons ATGGCATCGATGTCATTCTACTCCACGTACCTGCTGCTCGTAGCTAGCTTACTACAGGCCCAGCACGCCTCGGCGCTCGGGGAGAGATTTACCGGATCACGGGACGTGCTCCCACG CACTGACATGGTCGGCCTTCTTAAGATGTCTATAACGAGCATCTACGAACGAAATGCCAAGATTCTCAACCAAGAACTTATTAAGAACCTTGCCTTGGTTGAAAGTGCGGTGAGGGGTGACATGGG GCCATTGAAGAGAGGTTCAACAACAGCAACGTCACTTGGGGGCGGGGCCTTGTACTTTCTTGCTCGAGAAGTTGCGCAGACCGCGAGTCAGACAGCTGTACAAGCCAACAAGCAGCTCTTTGAGCAAGCTGGATAG